Part of the Mycolicibacterium mageritense genome is shown below.
AGACGAAACTTGGTGGAGTCCAGGGCAGCTGAGCACAGATGAGGATCGTGGGTTGAACAACAAGGTGATCGTGACGGGCGGAGCCGGAGTTATCGGGCAGGCCATCTGCCGCCGCCTGTTGCAGAGCGACTATGTCCCCGTGGCAGCCGATCTCAAGCCCGCGGTGGACGCGCTGGACCTGACCGAGGCGCGATTGGAAGGCGCGCTGCCGGTCGCCATGGACGTGGCTGATCGGGAGAGTGTGCAAAGTGCGGTGGGTTCGGTGGTGGCTGATGGTGAGACGCTGGCCGGGTTGGTGAACTGTGCTGGGATTCTTAGGGATTCGTTTCTCGGTGAGTTGGATGAGGCGAAGCTGGAGTTGATGTTCCAGGTGAACATCGCCGGGATGGCGCGGGTGACCGATGTGGTGGCGCCGTTGTTGGGCGAGGGCAGCGCGATCGTCAACATCGGGTCGTTGACCGGACACTTCGGCCGGTTCCGGGGTGCTTCGGTGTACGGCGCCACCAAGGCCGGCATCGCGGCCTACACCCGGTATCTGGCCGAGGAACTGGCCCCGCGCGGTATCCGGGTCAACAACATCGCCCCGGGGGTGATCCGCGCCCCGATGAGCCCGTCGATGGCCCGGGTCTCCGGCGGCGAGGAGATCAGCGCGAGCTACGCCATGCTCAAACGCATCGGCGAACCCGAAGAGGTCGCCGAGGCCGTCGAGTTCATGCTGTCCCCGCGGGCGTCGTTCATCACCGCCCAGACCCTGCTCGTCGACGGCGGCGTGGTGGCCTGGTGAGCACCCACCTCGACACCACCGCACTCGACGTCGACGCCGCCAACGCGACCGCGTTCGCCCGCCTCGACGCGGCCGACCCCTGGGTCATCGACGTGGCACCGGCGCGCGAGGTCCTGCCCGGGTTTCGCGACAACCTGGTGCTGACCTCGGGAGCGCCGATGCCGTGGTCGGCCTACACCGGCGGGCAACGCGAAGCCCTCATCGGCGGCGCCCTGTTCGAGGGCCTGGCCGGCACCCGCGACGACGCCATCGCGGGTTTCGCGTCCGGTGAGATCGAGGTCGGGGGCTGCCACGACTACGGCGCGGTGGGCTCGCTGGCCGGGATCTACACCGCGTCGATGCCGGTGTTCGTCGTTGAGAACCGCACCCACGGCAACCTCGGGTTCTGCAACTTCTACGAAGGCAAGGAACCCCGCCGGCTCAACTACGGCTGCTACGACGACGGCGTGCGCGAGCGGCTGCTGCATGTCAACACCGTGCTGGCCCCGGTGGTGGGCGAGGCGATCCGCCGCCACGGCGGCATCGCGCTCAAACCGTTGATCGCGCGTGCCCTGCGCATGGGCGACGAGGTGCACAGCCGCAACGCGGCCGCCTCGATCCTGTTCAACCGCGAGATCCTGCCCGCGATCCTGGACATGGTCGAAGCCCGGGTGCCCGGTGTCCGCGAGACACTGCTGCACCTGGCCGACAACGACTACTTCTTCCTGCGGTTGTCGATGGCCGCGGCCAAGGCCTGCGCCGATGCGATGGTCGAGCCGGGCTCCACCCTGGTCTCGGCCATGGCGTTCTCCTGCCGCGGTTTTGCCATCAAACTCGCCGGGCTCGGCGACACCTGGTTCCAGGGACCACCACCCATCCACCAGGGCAAACTGTTCGCCGGGCACACCGAGGACGAGATCACCTGGATGGGCGGGAATCCCCGATCACCGAAACCATCGGACTCGGCGGCTTCGCCCAAGCCTGCGCACTGTCACTGCAGGAATACCAGGGCGGTTCCCCGGAGATCATGATCGAACGCAACCGCGAGATGTATGCCATCACCCACGGCGAGAACAGCACCTACCGCATCCCGCTGTTCGGGTTCCGCGGCACCCCCACCGGCATCGACGCCCGCAAAGTCCTCGACACCGGCATCCTGCCCGTCATGGACGTCGGCCTCGCCGGACGCGACGGCGGCCAGATCGGCGCCGGGGTGATCCGCGCACCCCGAGAATGCTTCACCGACGCCATGACCGAACACACGCGTAGGTTCGGTCGATGACGACCGATGCCAAGACCCTCGCGCTGTCCTTCGGTGGTGGCGACGCCGTCGTCACCGGCGCCGCATCGGGTATCGGAGCCGCCACCGCGGCCGCGCTGATGTCGGCCGGCATCCGCACCGTGCGCCTCGACATCCGCACGCCGGAACCCGATCCGCGCCACCCGGACGAGCTTCAGGTGAACTGTGCGGCCGACGTCCGCGATCCCGACCTGGTATCGCGGTTGCGCGAGGCCGGGGCCGCTGCCGATTCGATCAGCTATGTCGTCAACTGTGCGGGCATCATCGACAACACCGGGTTCGGCGGTGTTCCGCGCGACGCGTGGCTGCGGTGCCTGGAGATCAACCTGGTCGGGGCGTACAACGTCATCGACGCCCTGACCCCGGCGCTCCGTCAGAACACGCCTGCCGCGGTCGTCAACATCAGCTCGATCGAGGCGGCCAGGGTCGTCGCACTGTCCGACCCGGACCCCACGCCGCAGTACGCGGCCTCCAAGGCCGGGCTGAGCATGCTCACCCAGAGCAGCGCCCGCGCGCTGGCGGCCGACGGGATCCGGGTCAACAGCATCGCGCCCGGGTTCGTCGCCACCCCGATGGCCGCCGCACACGGCGACACCGGCAGCCTGCCCCCCGCTCTGGCGCCCCGGGTTCCGGTAGGACGTTTCGCCGATCCAACCGAAATCGCTTACGCAGCAGCATTTCTGCTGAGCGACCAAGCCGCCTATCTCACAGGTTCCGAGGTGCGCGTCGACGGCGGGTTCGCGCTGACATGACCCGTACGCACACGCCCGTCGTGGCCTTCGAACCGGCTCTTGGCCGCAACGCCCGGAGCGGCACCTGGGCCGAGCTGGCCCGCGGCACCTTCCGCACCGCGCGCGAACACGTCGACCGCAACGAGTGGGAGGCCGCCGCGCAACTCGTCGAGGTGTCGGTGCTCGAAGCCGACGAACTCCGCGACATCTACGACCGCTGGCCCGCCGCTACACTGCGGTGGGTCCGGGCCCACGACGTGACCAGCACCGAGCTGGACGCCGCGGTCACGCGGCTCGGCGAACTCGTGGGTGACGAGGCCATGGCCGGGGTCGGGCCGGCCTGGCCCCGCTACACCGACGCCGTGACACGGGCCGCGCAGGCCTGCCGCGACCAGGATCCCGGGGCCGGCGAACTGATCGAAACCGCACGGCAGGTCTGGCAGCAGATCCACGACCGTGCGGTCGACCGGGTCGCCGGCATGATCGACATCGCCGTGCGCCTGGTCGGCGAATCCTCACTCGGCGAGCTGTGGGACCACCTGATGGGTGACTGGTACGAGATCCATGAGCGCCGTTACTCATTGGACAACCAGCCGTGGGCCGACTCGGCTCATCAGCTGATGGTCGCGATCGTCGACGGATTCCACGCGCACCTCACCGGGACCGGACGCCAGGGCGACATCGAGCTGATCGAGGAACCGGGGCGCACCGGATTCCGGTTCGCGCCATGCGGATCCGGCGGCCGCTCGGTGGACGCCAGGATCACCGGCGGGACACCCCGGTCGGCGCCACCGTTCGGCTTCGCGGTCACCACCGAACCGCACGACTGGGCGTGGAACACGGTCGGCATCTGCTCGTACTGCGTGCACTGCTGCCAGCTCAACGAGGTCATGCCGATCGACCGGCTCGGCTACCCGACGCGCGTGATCGACCCGCCCACCTGGACGCCGGACGATCCCACGACCTCGTGCACCTGGTGGGTGTACCACGACCCCGCCGACGTCCCCGACCACGTGTATCGCCGGGTCGGCCGTGACCCCGCCCGCCGACCGAGCCGAACCAGGAGCAACCGACATGGCTGACACCGTGGCGATGACGCAACTCGAAGTGGCCGACTACGACCTCGGGTTGCGGGGAAAACTGGTGCGCTCGAACAAGACCCGCGGTGGTTCTGCCCTGGCGTTCTGCACCATCGTGTACGGCCTGTCGCTGACCGACGACGTCACCGACACGCCGTTCAGCAGCGCTGCCAACGGCTATCCCGACGCTGCGCTCGTGCCCGACGAAGCCACGCGGATCCCGCTGCCGTGGCGGGCCGGAACCGACGCCGTGATCGCCGACCTGGTCGACGCCGACGGCAGGCCGCTGGATCTGTCGCCGCGTGCCGTCTTGGGCACCCTCACCGAGCGCTACGCCGAACTCGGCCTGGCCCCGGTGCTCGGTTTCGAATACGAGATGTGGATCTTCTCTGCCGACGCCGGCCATGCTCCGCACGGCCGCACCGAGAACGCCTACAGCCTCACCCGCTGCGCCGAGATCAACTGTTTGGCAACCGAGTTCGTCAACCGCATGGATCAGATCGGCATCGAGGTCGAGATGTTCCACGCCGAACTCGGGCCCGGTTTCTTCGAGTTCACCCTGGCCCCCGCGACCGCGGTGACCGCTGCAGACCACGCCGTGCGGGCCCGCCAGTACCTGCGGGATCTGTGCGCCGAACGCGGTCTGCACGCGAGCTTCATGGCCAAGCCGTTCGCCGACAAGTCCGGTGCGGGTGGCCACGTGCATTCCAGCCTCGATCGCGACGGCGCCAACGTGTTCTCCGACGGCGCAGGCGGGCTGTCGGCCGAGGGTCGCCATTATCTGGCTGGTCTGCTTGCCGGGATGGCCGACACCGCCGTGATGCTCAACCCGAACATCAACTCCTACAAGCGCATCGACCCCGAGATGTTCACCCCTTCGTCGGCGAGCTGGGGCTACGACGACCGGGGCACGGCGGCCCGGGTACTGCTCACCGACCCCAAGTCCGCGCGCGTCGAGCACCGCAGACCCGGAGCCGACGCGAACCCGTACATCGTGGCCACCGCGCTGCTGGCCGCGGGACTGCACGGGCTGCGCGAACAACTGCCGTTGCCCGGGCCGGACACGGATCCGCCAGACCTGCCGGGCGATCTGGGCACTGCCCTGGCCCAGTTCGAAAGTTCACCGTGGGTGGCCGATCTGCTGGGCAAGCCGTTCTGCACGTCCTTCGCCGCCACGCGGCGCGCCGAACTGCAACGCTATGAACGTTGGTTACGCACCACCATCACCGAGTGGGAACTGCATCGACACCTGGAGCACCAATGACATCTGTACTCGACCTCGACCGGTTCGAGGCGCTGGCCGCCGCCGGCGAGATCACCACCGTGGTGTGCGCCGCGCCCGACCCGTACGGACGCCTGGTCGGAAAGCGACTGACCATCTCTGCTTTCCGCACTCTCGGCCTGCAGGGCAACGGCGTCAACGCCAGCAGCTTCATCTTCGGCGTCGACCTGGAGATGAATCCGCTTGAGCTGCCGGTGTCCAACGCGGCCAACGGCTGGGTCGACATCCGACTGGTGCCCGACCTCTCGACCCTGCGCCGAGTGCCGTGGGAGCCCACGGCCGCACTGGTGCTGTGCGACGCCTACCACATGGATTCCGACGAGCCGTTGGCCGTGGCACCCCGCAGCATCCTGCGGGCTCAGCTCGACCGGGCCGCACAGCGGGGCCTGTCCTTCAAGTTCGCGTCCGAGCTGGAGTTCTATCTCGCCGCGACACCGCCGCGGGAGGCCTGGCAGCTGGGCTACCAGAACCTCACGATGCTTTCGGACTACCGGTCGGACTACCAGATGATCCAGGCCGCCCGCGACGACTGGTTCATCGAGCGCATCCGCAACCAGATGCCCGCGTTCGGAGTTCCCGTCGAATCGTCCAAGCCCGAATGGGGTTTGGGCCAGCAGGAGGTCACCCTCGACTACTGCGACACCCTGGAGATGGCCGACCGGCACGTGCTGTTCAAATACGGCGTCAAGCAGTTGGCCAACAATGCCGACCTCACGGTCACGTTCATGGCCAAGCCCAAGATCGACGAGGTCGGCTCGTCGTGTCACCTGCATGTCAGCATGTGGTCGGCCGACGGCGCCGAGCCGCTGTGCTGGTCGGCAGAGCGCAACGGCATGTCGGAGCGGTTCGGGGCGTTCGTCGCCGGCCAGCTGCATCACGCGTCCGACATCAGCCTGATGTTCGCGCCGACCGTCAACTCCTACAAGCGTTTCCAGCCGGACCAGTTCGCCGGGACCGCGATAGCACTCGGCAACGACAACCGCTCGTGCGCGTTCCGGTTGGTCGGCAGTGGGCCGTCGTTCCGGGTGGAGAACCGCATCCCCGGCGCCGACGTCAACCCGTATTACGCCTACGCCGCCACGATCGCCGCCGGCCTCGACGGCGTCGACCGGGAGATGTCCGCACCGGACATCTTCGACGGCAACGCATGGACGGGAGCCGACATCACGACCGTCCCCACCGCGCTGCACCGCTCCCTGAACCTGTTCGCCGAAAGCAAGATGGCCCGCACGGCCTTCGGCGACGAGGTCTTCGAGCACCTGTTGGCCTCTGCGCAAAGCGAATTGGAGGCTTTCGACTCGCACACCGTGACGGATTGGGAATCCCGTCGCTATTACGAACGCGTCTAGGACCGAAGGAGAACCATGCCGATCGACCCCATCGCCCAGAAGATGCTCGACGACGCCAAGGCGTCGGGCCGGCCCAACGCGCACCTGCTGCCCGTGCCGACCGCGCGCGAGAACTTCGAGAACACCTTCGCGGCCCTCGCCAAGCCCGACGTACATCGCGTCGTCGACGTCACCGTCGGAACCCGTGACGGCGCAGGCATTCCGGGCCGGCTCTACCTCCCCACCGATGCCACGGACCTGCCGCTGACGGTGTACTACCACGGTGGCGGGTGGCTGCTCGGCAGCATCGATTCGCACGACGTGGCGACACGGCTGCTCGCCAATGCCTCCGGCAGCGCGGTGTTGTCGGTGGGATACCGGCGCGGACCCGAGTCGCGGTTCCCCACCGCGGTCAACGATGCGGTCGACGCGCTCGCCTGGGCCCGCAGCGAGGCGCTCGGCATCGACGGCACGCGGCTGGCGGTGGCCGGCGACAGCGCCGGCGGAAACCTGGCCGCCGCCGTCGCGCTGCACGCCCGCGACACCGGCGAACCCGCTCTGCGCCACCAACTTCTGGTTTACCCGGTCACCACGACCGACCTCGACCGCGGCATGGATCCCGCATACGACGGTGTCATGCTCGAACGCGACGAACTGCAGTGGCACCAGGACAATTACCTGCCCGGTCCGGACGCCGCGACCGACCCGCGGGTCAACGTGCTCGACGCGGATCTCACGGGTCTGCCCGACACGACGATCATCCTGGCCGAGTGCGATCCGATCCGCCCGCAGGGTGAGCTGTACGAACGTGCGTTGCGCGCGGCCGGGGTCACGGTGCAGAGCCATCTGAC
Proteins encoded:
- a CDS encoding SDR family NAD(P)-dependent oxidoreductase encodes the protein MNNKVIVTGGAGVIGQAICRRLLQSDYVPVAADLKPAVDALDLTEARLEGALPVAMDVADRESVQSAVGSVVADGETLAGLVNCAGILRDSFLGELDEAKLELMFQVNIAGMARVTDVVAPLLGEGSAIVNIGSLTGHFGRFRGASVYGATKAGIAAYTRYLAEELAPRGIRVNNIAPGVIRAPMSPSMARVSGGEEISASYAMLKRIGEPEEVAEAVEFMLSPRASFITAQTLLVDGGVVAW
- a CDS encoding YlbE family protein, which encodes MSTHLDTTALDVDAANATAFARLDAADPWVIDVAPAREVLPGFRDNLVLTSGAPMPWSAYTGGQREALIGGALFEGLAGTRDDAIAGFASGEIEVGGCHDYGAVGSLAGIYTASMPVFVVENRTHGNLGFCNFYEGKEPRRLNYGCYDDGVRERLLHVNTVLAPVVGEAIRRHGGIALKPLIARALRMGDEVHSRNAAASILFNREILPAILDMVEARVPGVRETLLHLADNDYFFLRLSMAAAKACADAMVEPGSTLVSAMAFSCRGFAIKLAGLGDTWFQGPPPIHQGKLFAGHTEDEITWMGGNPRSPKPSDSAASPKPAHCHCRNTRAVPRRS
- a CDS encoding SDR family NAD(P)-dependent oxidoreductase is translated as MTTDAKTLALSFGGGDAVVTGAASGIGAATAAALMSAGIRTVRLDIRTPEPDPRHPDELQVNCAADVRDPDLVSRLREAGAAADSISYVVNCAGIIDNTGFGGVPRDAWLRCLEINLVGAYNVIDALTPALRQNTPAAVVNISSIEAARVVALSDPDPTPQYAASKAGLSMLTQSSARALAADGIRVNSIAPGFVATPMAAAHGDTGSLPPALAPRVPVGRFADPTEIAYAAAFLLSDQAAYLTGSEVRVDGGFALT
- a CDS encoding glutamine synthetase family protein; this encodes MADTVAMTQLEVADYDLGLRGKLVRSNKTRGGSALAFCTIVYGLSLTDDVTDTPFSSAANGYPDAALVPDEATRIPLPWRAGTDAVIADLVDADGRPLDLSPRAVLGTLTERYAELGLAPVLGFEYEMWIFSADAGHAPHGRTENAYSLTRCAEINCLATEFVNRMDQIGIEVEMFHAELGPGFFEFTLAPATAVTAADHAVRARQYLRDLCAERGLHASFMAKPFADKSGAGGHVHSSLDRDGANVFSDGAGGLSAEGRHYLAGLLAGMADTAVMLNPNINSYKRIDPEMFTPSSASWGYDDRGTAARVLLTDPKSARVEHRRPGADANPYIVATALLAAGLHGLREQLPLPGPDTDPPDLPGDLGTALAQFESSPWVADLLGKPFCTSFAATRRAELQRYERWLRTTITEWELHRHLEHQ
- a CDS encoding glutamine synthetase family protein gives rise to the protein MTSVLDLDRFEALAAAGEITTVVCAAPDPYGRLVGKRLTISAFRTLGLQGNGVNASSFIFGVDLEMNPLELPVSNAANGWVDIRLVPDLSTLRRVPWEPTAALVLCDAYHMDSDEPLAVAPRSILRAQLDRAAQRGLSFKFASELEFYLAATPPREAWQLGYQNLTMLSDYRSDYQMIQAARDDWFIERIRNQMPAFGVPVESSKPEWGLGQQEVTLDYCDTLEMADRHVLFKYGVKQLANNADLTVTFMAKPKIDEVGSSCHLHVSMWSADGAEPLCWSAERNGMSERFGAFVAGQLHHASDISLMFAPTVNSYKRFQPDQFAGTAIALGNDNRSCAFRLVGSGPSFRVENRIPGADVNPYYAYAATIAAGLDGVDREMSAPDIFDGNAWTGADITTVPTALHRSLNLFAESKMARTAFGDEVFEHLLASAQSELEAFDSHTVTDWESRRYYERV
- a CDS encoding alpha/beta hydrolase — protein: MPIDPIAQKMLDDAKASGRPNAHLLPVPTARENFENTFAALAKPDVHRVVDVTVGTRDGAGIPGRLYLPTDATDLPLTVYYHGGGWLLGSIDSHDVATRLLANASGSAVLSVGYRRGPESRFPTAVNDAVDALAWARSEALGIDGTRLAVAGDSAGGNLAAAVALHARDTGEPALRHQLLVYPVTTTDLDRGMDPAYDGVMLERDELQWHQDNYLPGPDAATDPRVNVLDADLTGLPDTTIILAECDPIRPQGELYERALRAAGVTVQSHLTPGMVHGFFGLDEVFPTATGAMTFAGQRLAESFAVAVR